From a single Prosthecobacter sp. genomic region:
- a CDS encoding phospho-sugar mutase, protein MSLADQLQAAANSGQLLAVSHDNIRALLAASDNPLYRASIEELAAAGQWAELNDRFFQALKFGTGGLRGRTIGKIVTKAERGSAPEDQRPEQPCVGTNAMNFYNVSRATRGLVTYIKNYRANAKLTGKPSVVFAHDTRHFSPEFAKFCAKIAMDHGANVYLFDGCRATPEMSFAVRQLRADAGVMLTASHNPAHDNGYKVNFNDGAGIVEPHATGIIKEVNAIKGEEYVSLPEAQRGKLTMLGNEMDQKYLARVETMMLQPELLQKEEAKKLKIVFTALHGAGGVLVPVLLKKLGFNFLTVPEQDVLDGRFPTVKSPNPENAPALKMAVDLANKEGADIVIGTDPDCDRMGVGVRDAKGEMVLLTGNQVGSLMGWYRLKTMFELGILNESNKKNAVFLKTYVTSPMQDAIAAKFDIGCVNTLTGFKWISSKLAKYEAALPNDILNRYRDLNAADSRAARLKHSKFLVFGGEESYGYMGDDFSRDKDGNGAVVMFAELAAYAASRGLTVVGLLDEVYCEIGYFLEVNQSKVFEGASGAAQIAKLADSYGSNPPKDVDGSAVINVRDFRKDEIKDEEGDIVSKEKMLFVDLADGRSFAVRPSGTEPKIKYYMFGRSIPAAGQKLSSDELNAAKVKVTEGLVNMWTWLEKDIDARLDS, encoded by the coding sequence ATGTCACTTGCCGACCAACTCCAAGCCGCCGCCAATTCCGGGCAACTCCTCGCCGTCAGCCACGACAACATCCGCGCCCTGCTCGCGGCCAGCGACAATCCGCTGTACCGCGCCAGCATCGAGGAACTCGCCGCCGCAGGCCAGTGGGCGGAGCTCAACGACCGCTTCTTCCAGGCGCTGAAGTTCGGTACCGGCGGCCTGCGCGGCCGCACAATCGGCAAAATCGTCACGAAGGCCGAACGCGGCAGTGCTCCCGAGGACCAGCGCCCGGAACAGCCCTGCGTCGGCACCAACGCGATGAACTTCTACAACGTGAGCCGCGCCACCCGCGGCCTCGTGACGTACATCAAGAACTACCGCGCCAATGCAAAGCTCACCGGCAAGCCGAGCGTCGTCTTCGCTCACGACACACGCCATTTCTCGCCCGAGTTCGCGAAGTTCTGCGCCAAGATCGCGATGGATCATGGGGCCAATGTTTATCTGTTCGACGGCTGCCGCGCCACGCCGGAAATGTCCTTCGCCGTGCGCCAGCTTCGCGCCGACGCAGGCGTAATGCTCACCGCCTCGCACAACCCGGCGCATGATAACGGCTACAAGGTGAACTTCAACGACGGTGCCGGCATCGTCGAACCGCACGCCACCGGCATCATCAAGGAAGTGAACGCCATCAAGGGTGAGGAATACGTTTCCCTGCCCGAAGCCCAGCGCGGCAAGCTCACCATGCTCGGCAACGAGATGGATCAGAAGTACCTCGCCCGCGTCGAAACGATGATGCTGCAGCCCGAACTCCTGCAAAAAGAGGAGGCCAAGAAGCTCAAGATCGTCTTCACCGCGCTGCATGGCGCCGGCGGTGTTTTGGTGCCTGTGCTGCTCAAAAAACTCGGCTTCAACTTCCTCACCGTGCCTGAGCAGGATGTGCTCGACGGTCGCTTCCCCACGGTGAAATCACCCAACCCGGAAAACGCACCGGCTTTGAAGATGGCCGTCGATCTCGCCAACAAGGAAGGCGCGGACATCGTCATCGGCACCGATCCTGACTGCGACCGCATGGGCGTCGGCGTGCGCGATGCCAAAGGCGAGATGGTTTTGCTCACCGGCAATCAAGTCGGGTCGCTCATGGGCTGGTATCGACTCAAGACGATGTTTGAGCTCGGCATCCTCAACGAATCGAACAAGAAGAATGCCGTCTTCCTCAAAACCTATGTCACCAGCCCGATGCAGGACGCCATCGCCGCAAAATTCGACATCGGCTGCGTGAACACGCTCACCGGCTTCAAATGGATCAGCTCGAAGCTCGCGAAATACGAGGCCGCGCTGCCCAACGACATCTTGAACCGCTATCGCGACCTCAACGCCGCCGACAGCCGCGCAGCGCGCCTCAAGCACAGCAAGTTCCTCGTCTTTGGTGGTGAGGAAAGCTACGGCTACATGGGCGATGACTTCAGCCGCGACAAAGACGGCAACGGTGCCGTGGTCATGTTCGCCGAACTCGCCGCCTACGCCGCCAGCCGCGGCCTCACCGTGGTCGGCCTGCTTGATGAGGTTTATTGCGAGATTGGTTATTTCCTCGAAGTGAACCAGAGCAAGGTCTTCGAAGGTGCCAGCGGTGCTGCGCAAATCGCCAAACTGGCCGACAGCTACGGCTCCAATCCGCCGAAGGATGTCGATGGCTCCGCCGTCATCAACGTGCGCGATTTCCGCAAGGACGAGATCAAGGACGAGGAAGGTGACATCGTCTCGAAGGAAAAAATGCTCTTTGTCGATCTCGCCGACGGACGCAGCTTCGCCGTACGTCCTTCCGGCACCGAGCCGAAGATCAAATACTACATGTTTGGCCGCAGCATTCCCGCCGCCGGCCAGAAGCTCAGCAGCGATGAACTCAACGCTGCGAAGGTCAAAGTCACCGAGGGTCTCGTCAACATGTGGACCTGGCTGGAGAAGGACATCGACGCCCGGCTTGACTCATAG
- a CDS encoding SPFH and helix-turn-helix domain-containing protein, with product MGLMDYLKGQFLEIIQWTDDSRDTLSWRFPDEDKEIKRGAQLIVRESQVAQFVYLGEFGDTFGPGKHDLVTDNIPILSTLKGWKYGFESPFKADVYFVNTRLFTGNKWGTSNPIMMRDTDFGIVRVRAFGTFDFRITDVKLFLKEVAGSDHHFRLDEFADTMRSRIISVFSDALATAKVPVLDLATRYSELGEALLPIINPITQGKYGIEISSFVLENASVPPEVEAAIDKRSSMSAVGNLNDYVKFQMAEGMAKGGGGPAGAAAEIAMGFGMAQQMMAQGAFNVNPAAGAATPPPLPGATAPAVDILTPAQVAQTLGVTEADVISSIEGGQIKAKKIGTQYRITKAALDEFLAQ from the coding sequence ATGGGCCTGATGGATTACCTCAAAGGACAGTTTCTGGAAATCATTCAGTGGACGGATGATTCACGCGACACGCTCTCCTGGCGCTTCCCGGACGAGGACAAGGAAATCAAGCGTGGCGCCCAGCTCATCGTGCGCGAGTCGCAGGTGGCGCAGTTTGTTTATCTCGGCGAGTTCGGCGACACCTTCGGCCCCGGCAAGCATGACCTTGTCACGGACAACATCCCGATCCTCTCCACGCTCAAGGGCTGGAAGTACGGCTTTGAGTCGCCCTTCAAGGCGGACGTGTATTTCGTCAACACCCGCCTGTTCACCGGCAACAAGTGGGGCACGAGCAACCCCATCATGATGCGCGACACCGATTTCGGCATTGTGCGCGTGCGGGCCTTCGGCACCTTCGATTTCAGGATCACGGATGTGAAGCTCTTCCTCAAAGAGGTGGCCGGTTCGGACCATCACTTCCGCCTTGATGAGTTTGCCGACACGATGCGCAGCCGCATCATCAGCGTGTTTTCGGACGCGCTCGCCACCGCCAAGGTGCCGGTGCTCGATCTCGCGACGCGCTACTCCGAGCTTGGCGAGGCGCTGCTGCCGATCATCAATCCGATCACGCAGGGCAAGTACGGCATCGAGATCAGCAGCTTCGTGCTCGAAAACGCCAGCGTGCCGCCGGAAGTCGAGGCTGCTATCGACAAGCGCAGCAGCATGAGCGCCGTCGGCAATCTGAACGACTACGTGAAGTTCCAGATGGCCGAAGGCATGGCCAAAGGCGGCGGCGGACCCGCCGGAGCCGCCGCGGAGATCGCGATGGGCTTTGGCATGGCGCAGCAGATGATGGCGCAGGGCGCGTTCAATGTGAATCCCGCCGCCGGTGCGGCCACACCGCCGCCGCTTCCCGGTGCTACGGCTCCCGCCGTCGATATCCTGACGCCCGCCCAGGTTGCGCAAACACTCGGTGTCACCGAAGCAGATGTCATTTCCAGCATCGAAGGCGGTCAGATCAAGGCGAAGAAGATCGGCACGCAGTACCGCATCACCAAGGCGGCGCTCGACGAATTTCTGGCGCAGTAG
- a CDS encoding sulfatase-like hydrolase/transferase, giving the protein MKFILIRALFLSLFGPGGAASFAATPPPNIVFVLADDYGINGVGCYGSDCFKGKTPNIDALAKSGLRFEQGYSMPTCNPSRCALMTGRYGFRTGNKPSFKTEPSVAKLLKQAGYATGMAGKWRQMADTPGDWGFDEYLTDPEASGYFWETTYTKNGQEVKTEKPIFYPDVCLEFAVDFFQRHREQPFFFYYPTHLIHNPIVRTPDSKADTTDPDALYEDNVAYMDKELGKLVAALDRLGLRERTLIVFAGDNGTAKYGHEKGTIGGRLINGMKASMQEGGSRVPLIANWKGTISENRVLPDLVDFTDLLPTFAELGGAPLPADVIFDGRSFAPQLRGEKGSPSEWVYVEHNTAPEWYVREQGWKLTHQGELFDMSDAPFVEKPVTADGQSEAASAARLRLQAVLAKLDPASGQHVTPAATPKKKKNKKKPKVEPQQAKPPVSP; this is encoded by the coding sequence ATGAAATTCATCCTCATCCGCGCTCTCTTCCTCTCGTTGTTCGGTCCCGGAGGCGCAGCATCTTTTGCAGCCACGCCGCCGCCCAACATCGTCTTCGTCCTGGCCGACGACTATGGGATCAACGGCGTGGGCTGCTACGGCTCGGACTGCTTCAAAGGGAAGACACCGAACATCGACGCGCTCGCGAAGTCGGGTCTGCGCTTTGAACAAGGTTACTCGATGCCGACGTGCAATCCGTCACGCTGCGCATTGATGACGGGGCGCTACGGCTTTCGCACGGGCAATAAGCCCTCCTTCAAGACCGAGCCGTCCGTCGCGAAGCTGCTCAAACAGGCGGGATATGCTACCGGCATGGCGGGCAAGTGGCGGCAGATGGCGGACACGCCGGGCGACTGGGGTTTTGACGAGTACCTGACCGATCCTGAGGCGAGCGGTTATTTCTGGGAGACGACGTACACGAAGAATGGTCAGGAAGTGAAGACAGAGAAGCCCATCTTTTATCCTGACGTGTGCCTGGAGTTCGCCGTGGACTTTTTTCAGCGTCATCGCGAGCAGCCGTTCTTCTTCTACTATCCCACACACCTGATTCACAATCCCATCGTGCGCACGCCGGACAGCAAGGCCGACACTACGGATCCAGACGCGCTCTATGAGGACAACGTGGCGTATATGGACAAGGAGCTTGGCAAACTGGTCGCCGCATTGGACCGGCTGGGTCTGCGGGAGCGGACGCTGATTGTCTTCGCCGGCGACAATGGCACGGCCAAGTATGGGCACGAGAAAGGCACCATCGGCGGTCGTCTGATCAACGGCATGAAGGCCAGCATGCAGGAAGGCGGCAGCCGCGTGCCGCTCATCGCGAACTGGAAAGGCACCATCTCGGAAAATCGTGTGCTGCCGGATCTCGTGGACTTCACGGACCTGCTGCCCACGTTTGCCGAACTCGGCGGCGCTCCACTGCCCGCCGATGTGATCTTCGATGGCCGCAGCTTCGCGCCACAACTGCGCGGAGAGAAAGGCAGCCCGAGTGAGTGGGTCTATGTGGAGCACAACACCGCGCCCGAGTGGTATGTCCGCGAGCAGGGCTGGAAACTGACTCACCAAGGTGAGTTGTTCGACATGAGCGATGCGCCATTCGTCGAGAAACCCGTGACCGCCGACGGTCAAAGCGAAGCTGCTTCTGCCGCACGTCTGCGTTTGCAGGCCGTCCTCGCCAAACTCGATCCCGCCTCCGGCCAGCACGTCACACCCGCCGCGACGCCGAAGAAGAAAAAGAACAAGAAAAAGCCCAAAGTGGAACCTCAACAGGCCAAGCCGCCCGTGTCACCATGA
- a CDS encoding type II restriction endonuclease — MTPEQFLKHLQEHASSFAKAVATNEGEWIIKGFIDVYQRVYSISVDTKIVSKVLELLLFPMFVEFAKKHGLEIELCQHQNFYPDLTFTHKASGNRFAVDIKSTYRESETKVNGMTLGAFTGYFRNRDSNKNTLYPYSQYAAHFVLGVIYTKCDDVADERKQFSLADLAKIPSVIKDFEFFAQPKFRIATARPGSGNTKNIGSADSIATLISGSGPFASLGEEVYDDYWMFYLTRDMAEAVGVKRPYMNLKTYLEYKQRGSDTLKAHEKEIANLAEDEPEIEEAE, encoded by the coding sequence ATGACCCCCGAACAATTCCTCAAACACCTCCAGGAGCATGCGTCCTCGTTCGCCAAGGCCGTTGCCACCAACGAGGGAGAGTGGATCATCAAGGGGTTCATCGACGTTTATCAGCGCGTTTATTCCATCTCGGTTGACACGAAGATTGTTTCGAAGGTGTTGGAACTGCTCTTGTTCCCGATGTTCGTCGAGTTCGCCAAGAAACACGGATTGGAAATTGAGCTGTGCCAGCACCAAAATTTCTATCCCGACCTGACCTTCACGCACAAAGCATCTGGCAATCGGTTCGCGGTGGACATCAAGAGCACCTACCGGGAAAGCGAAACCAAAGTGAATGGCATGACGCTCGGTGCGTTCACCGGCTATTTCAGGAATCGGGATAGCAACAAGAACACCCTCTACCCGTACAGCCAATACGCTGCGCACTTCGTTCTGGGAGTCATCTACACCAAGTGCGACGACGTGGCGGATGAGAGAAAGCAGTTCTCTCTTGCCGACCTCGCCAAGATTCCGTCCGTCATCAAAGACTTCGAGTTCTTCGCTCAACCGAAGTTCCGTATTGCGACAGCCCGGCCTGGAAGTGGAAACACCAAGAACATCGGGTCAGCCGACAGCATCGCCACATTGATCAGTGGCTCCGGCCCGTTTGCCTCGCTGGGCGAAGAGGTTTACGACGACTACTGGATGTTCTACCTCACGCGGGACATGGCCGAGGCGGTGGGAGTGAAGCGTCCATACATGAATCTGAAGACTTACTTGGAATACAAGCAGAGGGGAAGCGACACGCTGAAGGCACACGAAAAGGAGATCGCGAACCTCGCCGAGGATGAACCCGAAATTGAGGAGGCCGAATGA
- a CDS encoding Dam family site-specific DNA-(adenine-N6)-methyltransferase: MSRPPLVPPLKCQGIKTKLVSVIQKIAETREYSRWIEPFCGSGVVALNVQPKKALLCDTNRHIISLYQDIQRGKITAATTKEFLTSEGEKLKSQGEPYYYEVRTRFNEAPTPLDFLFLNRSCFNGVIRFNRKGKFNVPYCHKPERFAQAYVTKITNQVRQITEVLRSVDWTFEVRDFRETLAMAEAGDFVYADPPYAGRHVDYFNSWSDADEVALAAGLGSLPCDFLLSTWHSNEFRTNSAIDLVWSRADFHMLKREHFYHVGSSENLRHPMIEALISNFPTIEEAAIVRPVEQPMLFALDSAA, translated from the coding sequence ATGAGCCGTCCCCCTTTGGTCCCGCCCCTCAAGTGCCAGGGGATAAAGACGAAACTCGTCTCTGTGATTCAGAAGATCGCCGAGACGCGGGAATACTCGCGATGGATCGAGCCGTTTTGCGGCTCAGGCGTTGTGGCTCTCAATGTGCAGCCAAAGAAGGCCCTGCTTTGCGATACGAACCGCCACATCATCAGCCTCTATCAGGACATCCAGAGAGGAAAGATCACTGCGGCGACGACTAAAGAGTTTCTCACCAGCGAAGGCGAAAAGCTGAAATCTCAAGGTGAGCCCTACTATTACGAGGTGCGCACAAGGTTCAATGAAGCCCCGACACCGCTTGATTTCCTCTTCTTGAACCGCTCGTGCTTCAACGGCGTCATCCGCTTCAATCGAAAGGGTAAATTCAACGTGCCTTACTGCCACAAGCCGGAGCGGTTCGCCCAGGCATACGTCACGAAAATAACCAACCAAGTCCGACAGATTACGGAGGTGCTGAGATCTGTGGATTGGACTTTTGAGGTCCGTGATTTCCGCGAAACACTCGCGATGGCCGAGGCCGGGGACTTCGTGTATGCCGATCCACCTTACGCCGGGCGTCATGTGGACTACTTCAATTCTTGGTCTGACGCCGATGAAGTGGCGCTGGCGGCTGGCCTCGGCTCACTGCCCTGCGACTTCCTGCTCTCCACCTGGCATAGTAATGAGTTCCGTACGAACAGCGCGATTGATCTTGTTTGGAGCCGTGCTGATTTCCACATGTTGAAGCGAGAGCACTTTTACCATGTGGGATCGTCGGAAAATTTGAGACACCCGATGATTGAGGCACTGATTTCGAATTTTCCGACGATTGAAGAGGCTGCCATTGTTCGTCCTGTCGAGCAGCCAATGTTGTTTGCATTGGATTCGGCTGCATGA